From the genome of Candidatus Melainabacteria bacterium RIFOXYA2_FULL_32_9, one region includes:
- a CDS encoding NADH dehydrogenase — translation MSKCGCRCSCESTAKREIPEDLAKIFANYPTKKREYLIPLLQDVQEKYGYLSSDNLLNIAEHLNLPASKVYGVATFYNQFRLIPLGEHIIRVCRGTACHVKGSNQILETFQTELGIQAGETTKDGLFTLETVACLGACSIAPVIVIDEEFYGRLASKEVPAILKKFKK, via the coding sequence ATGTCAAAGTGCGGATGTCGCTGTAGTTGTGAATCTACAGCTAAAAGAGAAATACCCGAAGATCTTGCGAAAATTTTCGCAAATTATCCAACTAAAAAGAGGGAATACTTAATTCCCCTCCTGCAAGACGTTCAGGAAAAGTATGGATATTTAAGTAGTGATAATTTGCTCAATATAGCTGAGCATTTGAATCTTCCAGCAAGTAAGGTTTATGGTGTAGCTACATTCTATAACCAGTTTAGGTTAATACCTCTTGGTGAGCACATAATCCGTGTATGTAGAGGCACAGCTTGTCACGTAAAAGGTTCAAATCAAATTCTTGAGACATTTCAAACCGAATTAGGAATTCAGGCAGGAGAAACTACAAAAGACGGCCTATTTACCCTGGAAACCGTTGCCTGTCTTGGAGCATGTTCTATTGCCCCTGTGATAGTAATTGATGAAGAATTTTATGGAAGACTCGCTTCCAAAGAAGTTCCTGCGATACTTAAAAAGTTTAAAAAGTAA
- a CDS encoding NADH dehydrogenase yields the protein MTDKVRILIGMGTCGLAAGAQAVYDAVVENLKSLNIEADIISTGCVGYCQKEVIVDIQKPGFPKLSYGDVTANNVEELLKSVLVDGKNNTSLIIGKYRAENEVDKEDLSEITYIDELPFFKKQRRLVLKNCGHINPKSIDEYLNVEGFAGLKKAFAVKSIDVINEVKKSGLRGRGGGGFPTGMKWEFAYNAQGDKKYMVCNADEGDPGAFMDRSVLEGDPFALIEGMTIAAYAIGANYGYIYARAEYPLAIEHLEYAIKIAKEKNLLGENILGSGFNFDLKIKKGAGAFVCGEETALIASIEGKRGMPRPRPPFPAIKGVFGCPTVINNVETLANIPGILRNGGDWFASVGTEKSKGTKVFALTGKINNTGLVEVPMGITLREIINDIGGGITNNKKYKAVQIGGPSGGCIPTQHLDIKIDYESLKEVGAMMGSGGLVVMDETTCMVDVAKFFLEFITKESCGKCIPCREGTMRMYEILKRITTSRENLSEEENLERFKGVVYLNSLAEVIRDTSLCGLGQTAPNPVLSTLKYFRDEYDAHIYDRKCPSGYCKSLLTYSIDTGTCIGCGLCKRKCSSEAIVGEPKKAHYIISDKCAKCDQCRQACPVGAIVAQ from the coding sequence ATGACAGATAAAGTAAGAATTCTAATAGGTATGGGAACTTGCGGACTTGCTGCAGGGGCTCAGGCTGTTTATGATGCTGTAGTTGAGAATCTGAAAAGTTTAAATATTGAGGCAGATATAATTTCTACAGGATGTGTAGGATATTGCCAAAAAGAGGTTATCGTTGATATTCAGAAACCAGGCTTTCCTAAATTATCATATGGCGATGTTACTGCTAATAATGTAGAAGAACTATTAAAATCAGTTCTAGTTGATGGAAAAAATAATACCAGTTTAATCATTGGTAAATATAGGGCTGAAAATGAAGTTGATAAAGAAGATTTATCAGAAATCACTTATATCGATGAGTTACCGTTTTTCAAAAAACAAAGAAGATTAGTATTAAAAAATTGTGGGCATATTAACCCTAAATCTATAGATGAATATTTAAATGTGGAAGGTTTTGCAGGATTAAAGAAAGCTTTTGCAGTAAAATCTATAGATGTTATAAATGAAGTTAAAAAATCAGGCCTAAGAGGAAGAGGCGGCGGTGGATTCCCTACTGGCATGAAGTGGGAATTTGCTTACAACGCTCAAGGTGATAAAAAGTACATGGTATGTAATGCGGACGAAGGAGATCCGGGCGCATTTATGGACAGAAGCGTTCTTGAAGGTGATCCTTTTGCCCTTATAGAAGGCATGACAATCGCTGCTTATGCAATTGGCGCTAATTATGGATACATCTATGCAAGAGCTGAGTATCCTCTTGCAATTGAACATCTAGAATATGCTATTAAAATTGCTAAAGAAAAAAATCTTTTAGGTGAAAATATATTAGGTAGCGGTTTCAATTTTGATCTTAAGATTAAAAAAGGCGCTGGGGCATTTGTTTGTGGTGAAGAAACGGCTCTTATTGCTTCTATTGAAGGTAAAAGAGGCATGCCAAGACCAAGACCTCCATTTCCTGCTATTAAAGGGGTGTTTGGCTGTCCAACCGTAATTAATAACGTAGAAACATTAGCAAATATTCCTGGTATCTTAAGAAACGGTGGAGACTGGTTTGCAAGTGTTGGTACAGAAAAATCCAAAGGTACTAAAGTATTTGCTTTAACAGGAAAAATAAATAACACCGGTCTTGTTGAAGTTCCAATGGGCATAACATTAAGAGAAATTATTAATGATATAGGCGGTGGAATAACAAACAACAAGAAATATAAAGCTGTCCAGATTGGTGGGCCTTCAGGCGGCTGTATTCCAACTCAGCATTTAGATATTAAAATTGACTACGAATCACTAAAAGAAGTCGGCGCAATGATGGGTTCAGGTGGACTTGTTGTAATGGATGAGACTACTTGTATGGTCGATGTTGCTAAATTCTTCCTTGAATTTATTACAAAAGAATCCTGCGGTAAGTGTATTCCTTGCCGTGAAGGAACTATGAGAATGTATGAAATTCTAAAACGTATTACAACATCAAGAGAAAATCTTTCAGAAGAGGAAAACCTGGAGAGATTTAAAGGCGTTGTGTACTTAAACAGTCTTGCGGAAGTTATTAGAGATACATCACTTTGCGGACTTGGCCAAACTGCACCAAACCCTGTTTTAAGTACTTTAAAATACTTCAGAGATGAATATGATGCCCATATTTATGATAGAAAATGCCCTTCAGGCTATTGTAAGAGCTTGTTAACATACTCTATAGATACTGGGACCTGTATTGGTTGTGGTTTATGTAAGAGAAAGTGTTCAAGTGAAGCAATAGTTGGTGAACCTAAAAAAGCACACTATATAATCAGTGATAAATGTGCTAAATGCGATCAATGCAGACAGGCTTGTCCTGTAGGCGCTATAGTAGCTCAATAA
- a CDS encoding ferredoxin: MEKIKLIINGHEIEALKGSTILEAAKSAGINIPTLCYLANVSVSGACRMCVVEVDGARNLVPSCAYPIAEGMKIETHSPRVVQARKIILELLIANHPKDCLKCDKSGNCQLQSLAEEYEIRDIPFTGKVRTNLPDLASPSIERDPDKCILCGKCVKVCEEIQAVNAIDFSKRGFDTIVTPAFNRSMHEAVCVNCGQCIMVCPTGALREKSNINVVKEALNDPEKYVVVQTAPAIRVTIGEAMGMDPGAISTGRMVTSLKRLGFDKVFDTDLAADLTIMEEGSELVHRITNSGVLPMMTSCSPGWIKFIEHFYPSLIPNLSSCKSPHQMLGATIKSYYAKKQGLDPKNIYVVSIMPCTAKKFESQRSEMEVEGFADVDAVLTTRELVKMLKSSGIDFSSLEEAEFDNPLGTASGAGDIFASSGGVMEAALRSAYFLITGEELENIDFHAVRGVEGMKEATIPVKGMDVKIAVINSLGQARKLMDKIEKGEVDYHFIEVMTCPGGCIAGGGQPLNTDIERIKARLKSIYAIDANKKLRLSHHNPDVQQLYKEFFQKPLSEVSHKYLHTHYKERSGV; the protein is encoded by the coding sequence ATGGAAAAGATAAAATTAATAATAAATGGACACGAAATCGAAGCTCTTAAGGGCAGTACTATTTTAGAAGCAGCTAAGTCTGCAGGAATTAATATTCCAACATTATGTTATTTAGCAAATGTTTCTGTAAGTGGCGCATGTAGAATGTGTGTTGTAGAAGTTGACGGAGCAAGAAATCTTGTTCCATCCTGTGCATACCCGATTGCTGAAGGAATGAAAATTGAGACACATTCACCAAGAGTAGTTCAAGCAAGAAAAATTATTCTTGAACTCTTGATAGCAAACCACCCTAAAGACTGCTTAAAATGTGATAAAAGCGGTAACTGCCAATTACAAAGCTTAGCTGAAGAATACGAAATCAGAGATATTCCATTTACTGGAAAAGTAAGAACCAATTTACCTGATTTGGCATCTCCTTCAATTGAACGTGACCCTGATAAATGTATTCTTTGTGGAAAATGCGTAAAAGTTTGCGAGGAAATACAGGCTGTAAATGCCATTGATTTCTCAAAACGTGGATTTGATACAATTGTCACTCCAGCTTTTAACCGCAGCATGCACGAAGCCGTTTGTGTAAACTGCGGGCAATGTATAATGGTATGCCCAACAGGCGCTCTTAGAGAAAAAAGTAATATTAATGTAGTTAAAGAAGCATTAAATGATCCTGAAAAATATGTTGTAGTTCAAACAGCTCCAGCAATAAGAGTTACAATAGGTGAAGCTATGGGAATGGACCCAGGTGCAATATCAACAGGCAGAATGGTAACAAGCTTAAAGAGATTAGGTTTTGATAAAGTATTTGATACTGACCTGGCAGCTGACCTAACTATTATGGAAGAAGGCAGCGAATTAGTTCATAGAATCACAAATAGTGGAGTTCTCCCGATGATGACTTCTTGCTCACCAGGCTGGATTAAATTCATTGAGCACTTCTATCCATCATTAATTCCAAATTTATCAAGCTGTAAATCTCCACATCAAATGCTTGGAGCAACAATTAAAAGTTATTATGCTAAAAAACAAGGTCTTGATCCTAAAAACATATATGTAGTATCAATAATGCCTTGTACAGCCAAGAAATTTGAGTCTCAAAGATCTGAAATGGAAGTAGAGGGATTCGCTGATGTAGATGCGGTTCTTACAACAAGAGAATTAGTGAAAATGCTCAAATCTTCAGGTATAGATTTTTCAAGCCTTGAAGAAGCAGAATTTGACAATCCTCTTGGAACTGCTTCAGGTGCAGGTGATATATTTGCTTCATCAGGCGGTGTAATGGAAGCTGCTTTAAGGTCAGCTTACTTCCTAATTACAGGTGAAGAACTTGAAAATATAGATTTCCATGCCGTAAGAGGTGTTGAAGGAATGAAAGAAGCAACAATTCCTGTTAAAGGCATGGACGTTAAAATTGCTGTAATTAATTCTCTTGGTCAAGCAAGAAAATTAATGGATAAAATAGAAAAAGGTGAAGTTGATTACCACTTTATAGAAGTTATGACCTGCCCTGGCGGATGTATCGCTGGAGGTGGTCAACCATTAAATACTGATATAGAGAGAATTAAAGCAAGATTAAAGAGCATATATGCAATAGATGCTAACAAAAAACTCAGATTGTCACATCATAATCCTGATGTACAGCAATTATACAAAGAATTTTTCCAAAAACCCCTCAGCGAAGTTTCGCATAAATACCTACATACCCATTATAAGGAAAGATCAGGGGTTTAA